Proteins from a single region of Ziziphus jujuba cultivar Dongzao chromosome 1, ASM3175591v1:
- the LOC107404285 gene encoding uncharacterized protein LOC107404285, producing the protein MQKICAIDEEKKYKRKAEQREKTAEENNRKVGFFVKKTERWLKMSDNNNNNNNNESEKEPSEEEENSEEIEKSEVEEEESEEESEEYKYSDGNTTDSDEPKLDSLPTQSLSTDHPCYEEYMKSGEDYESYLIDFDPRTRVPPLRKRNDQVPASSQGPAAADQVAPTQQEASSSSKSRTLSSTGHPKRGRK; encoded by the coding sequence ATGCAAAAGATATGTGCCATTGATGaagaaaaaaagtacaaaaggaAGGCTGAGCAGAGGGAAAAAACTGCTGAAGAGAACAACAGAAAAGTaggtttttttgttaaaaaaacagAAAGGTGGTTGAAAATGAgtgacaacaacaataacaataacaacaatgaaTCTGAAAAGGAACCATCAGAGGAAGAGGAAAATAGtgaagaaatagaaaaatctGAAGTAGAAGAAGAGGAATCGGAGGAGGAGTCGGAGGAGTATAAATACAGTGATGGCAATACTACAGATTCGGATGAGCCTAAACTTGATTCCTTGCCGACCCAATCACTCTCCACCGATCATCCATGTTATGAAGAGTATATGAAGTCTGGAGAAGACTATGAATCTTACCTCATAGATTTCGATCCTCGGACACGAGTTCCACCACTGAGAAAACGAAATGATCAAGTACCAGCATCATCTCAAGGACCAGCGGCGGCAGATCAAGTGGCACCAACACAGCAGGAAGCTAGCAGCAGCAGCAAATCAAGGACGCTCTCCTCCACTGGACATCCAAAGAGGGGAAGGAAATGA